The following are from one region of the Fibrobacter sp. genome:
- a CDS encoding STAS domain-containing protein, with translation MKCYEMTGCSEKQRSTCLAWTSFKDNLEEMEDIQCWIIKGYASEGECVKSRKCKKCNYYLAMNRNSGIASEIDADTAIITCEGTLNNDSTAALEKVWENLKKNGKFKVILDITRVNNIYSCGLGMLVRIHKEAIEGGGALVVAGARGYVQVIFTSTKLAKIIHLVSNRIAAVEYFEQQKKKKEEAERLAAEEARKAQIKKRVPCYKYWNNQNPRNATKCNECFRKLSDSTTPCWIVEGLIEGISFQYVNEDCECCKYFLEFGQQDE, from the coding sequence GTGAAATGCTATGAGATGACAGGCTGCAGTGAAAAACAGCGGTCCACCTGCCTTGCTTGGACCAGCTTTAAGGATAATCTTGAAGAGATGGAGGATATCCAGTGCTGGATTATCAAGGGGTATGCAAGTGAGGGAGAATGTGTGAAATCCCGGAAATGCAAAAAGTGCAACTATTATCTGGCAATGAACCGTAATTCTGGAATCGCATCGGAAATTGACGCAGATACAGCGATTATCACCTGTGAGGGAACACTTAACAATGACAGTACCGCCGCGCTTGAAAAAGTATGGGAGAATCTTAAAAAGAACGGCAAGTTCAAGGTGATTCTGGATATAACGAGAGTAAACAATATCTATTCATGCGGCTTGGGGATGCTGGTCAGGATACATAAGGAGGCCATCGAGGGAGGAGGCGCCCTTGTTGTTGCAGGAGCCCGGGGATATGTCCAGGTCATATTTACAAGTACAAAACTTGCAAAGATAATTCATCTGGTTTCCAACAGAATAGCCGCTGTAGAGTATTTCGAGCAGCAGAAGAAAAAGAAGGAAGAGGCCGAGAGACTGGCCGCCGAGGAAGCCAGAAAGGCGCAGATTAAGAAACGTGTACCCTGCTATAAATACTGGAACAATCAGAATCCCCGCAACGCCACAAAATGCAACGAGTGTTTCAGAAAACTCTCCGATTCAACTACTCCGTGCTGGATAGTCGAAGGGCTGAT